A DNA window from Elephas maximus indicus isolate mEleMax1 chromosome 17, mEleMax1 primary haplotype, whole genome shotgun sequence contains the following coding sequences:
- the LOC126060600 gene encoding olfactory receptor 143-like, with product MAVKNDSSVIEFIFMGLTDQPELQLPLFFLLLVNYVVTVVGNLSLINLIRLNSHLHTPMYFFLFNLTFIDLCYSFVFIPKMLMSFISERNIISFAGCMTQLFFFCFFANSECYVLTAMAYDRYVAICKPLLYTVTMSPKVCSLLMSGSYMMGFAGAMVHTDCMIRLNFCGSNIINHYVCDIFPLLQLSCSSTYVNELVVSIAGIVVTVSGLIIFLSYALILFNILHMSSSKGWSKVFSTCGSHIITVGLFFGFGMLTHVKPSSAGFVEQGKFFSVVYTNVVPMLNPFIYSLRNKDVRLALKKTVKRMTHLAQAEVLP from the coding sequence ATGGCTGTGAAAAATGACTCTTCAGTGATTGAATTTATCTTTATGGGATTAACAGACCAACCTGAGCTCCAGCTGCCgctgttttttctgttgttggtgAACTATGTGGTCACTGTGGTGGGGAATTTAAGCTTAATTAATCTGATTCGCCTGAATTCTCaccttcacacccccatgtactttttcctattCAATCTGACCTTCATTGATCTCTGCTATTCATTTGTCTTTATTCCCAAAATGCTGATGAGCTTTATTTCTGAGAGGAACATTATCTCCTTTGCAGGATGCATGACTCAGctatttttcttctgcttcttcGCCAACTCTGAATGCTATGTGTTGACAgccatggcctatgatcgctatgtggccatctgcaagcccCTGCTGTACACAGTCACCATGTCCCCGAAGgtctgttccctgttgatgtctGGTTCATATATGATGGGATTTGCTGGTGCCATGGTGCACACAGATTGTATGATCAGGTTGAACTTTTGTGGCTCCAACATCATCAACCATTATGTATGTGACATCTTCCCCCTCCTCCAGCTCTCCTGCAGCAGCACCTATGTCAATGAGCTTGTGGTTTCCATCGCAGGCATAGTTGTCACAGTATCCGGCCTCATTATCTTTCTCTCTTATGCTTTGATTCTTTTCAATATCCTTCACATGTCATCATCTAAGGGTTGGTCCAAAGTCTTCAGCACCTGTGGCTCCCACATAATAACTGTTGGTCTATTCTTTGGATTTGGAATGCTCACTCATGTCAAACCATCATCTGCTGGGTTTGTGGAACAGGGAAAATTTTTCTCAGTGGTTTACACCAATGTGGTACCCATGCTGAATCCCTTTATCTATAGCCTCAGAAACAAGGATGTCAGACTTGCTCTGAAGAAAACTGTGAAGAGAATGACACACTTAGCACAAGCAGAAGTGTTGCCTTAG